In Aegilops tauschii subsp. strangulata cultivar AL8/78 chromosome 3, Aet v6.0, whole genome shotgun sequence, one genomic interval encodes:
- the LOC109777955 gene encoding uncharacterized protein, with protein MTGGVNGNGGGGGGGGGACAVCKHQRRKCEPNCELAAYFPANRMNDFRAVHLVFGVANLTKLIKANATEAARRRAAETLTWEARWRERDPSEGCYREVSCLRRENAVLRAENAALRRRADQCACCVTTLQQQQQQILLVSAYNNGARPPGGVLHGASAGVVPGGFYSGNAGAVRAANGNGAMPARPHVSAPAPQTTMVGCAQGDRHHAASGGANGAGAPRPGAAGQAEPREKSSARCDAQRTAS; from the exons ATGACCGGCGGCGTGAACGGCAACGGCGGAggcggtgggggcggcggcggggcgtgcGCGGTGTGCAAGCACCAGCGGCGCAAGTGCGAGCCCAACTGCGAGCTGGCCGCCTACTTCCCGGCCAACAGGATGAACGACTTCCGCGCGGTGCACCTCGTCTTCGGGGTGGCCAACCTCACCAAGCTCATCAAGGCCAACGCCACCGAGGCggcgcgccgccgcgccgccgagaCGCTGACGTGGGAGGCGCGGTGGCGCGAGCGCGACCCCTCCGAGGGGTGCTACCGCGAGGTCTCCTGCCTCCGCCGCGAGAACGCCGTGCTGCGCGCCGAGAACGCCGCGCTCAGGCGCCGGGCCGACCAGTGCGCGTGCTGTGTCACCAcgttgcagcagcagcagcagcagatatTGCTCGTCTCGGCTTACAACAACGGCGCCCGGCCCCCCGGCGGCGTGCTGCACGGGGCCAGCGCCGGAGTCGTGCCCGGCGGCTTCTACAGCGGCAATGCCGGCGCCGTCCGCGCCGCCAATGGCAACGGGGCGATGCCCGCGCGCCCTCACGTGTCAGCTCCGGCGCCGCAGACGACGATGGTCGGATGCGCGCAGGGCGACCGGCACCACGCCGCGTCCGGCGGAGCGAACGGCGCCGGCGCGCCGAGGCCCGGGGCAGCTGGTCAGGCGGAGCCCAGGGAGAAGAGCAGCGCGAG GTGTGACGCTCAGCGCACAGCTAGCTAG
- the LOC109777917 gene encoding C2 domain-containing protein At1g53590 isoform X2 has product MRLRKRIQHAEMKSAYQQRLLSDGESVRWLNHAVKKMWPICMEKIVSQLLRPIIPWFLDKFKPWIVSKASVQELYMGRDSPIFTSMRVLPETSDDDHLVLELGMNFLSAEDMSVVLAMQLHKSVGLGMTANMHLTRMHVEGKVLLGVKFVRSWPFLGRLRLCFVEPPYFQMTVKPLVGHGLDVTEFPGISGWLDKLMDTAFGQTLVEPNMLVINMEKFSSTPSENNWFNIEERPPVAYVKLEILEGLDMKPADINGLSDPYVRGRIGLFKFQTQIQRKTLSPKWFEEFKIPITSWEASNELVMEVRDKDHMFDDSLGECTVDVNELRGGQRHDKWISLKNVKKGRIHLAITIEDVSEETEATTSLEESPAKTDAKLPLPTSADSKSDAAKLLEERKVILDEVEHIDFDGQEQPGGVYVHRPGTGVPQTWESRKGRARNPDTEILQEVDISKEAPPTPTPKSGRGGMFNMGSFFRRNSKKGSSRDLIDPSIPTSPGPQSAPELDPNLPRTPRQGSPDLDPKLPRTPRPNLKELGEKRTSIKIVVSDDASKGGDAGSLTEDMVKVVEKNAGEPGRSLTSTLSRKISMKRRDDKTPDVPEQADAYGRELVVNEGPVTIEGKPMDVHPTTEDGNVQDVAVEAENTTRAS; this is encoded by the exons ATGAGACTGCGGAAGCGAATACAACATGCGGAAATGAAATCTGCCTACCAACAAAGA CTGCTTTCTGATGGAGAATCAGTACGTTGGTTAAATCATGCAGTCAAAAAGATGTGGCCTATCTGTATGGAGAAGATTGTTTCACAACTTTTACGGCCCATCATACCGTGGTTCTTGGATAAGTTCAAACCTTGGATAGTT AGTAAAGCAAGTGTCCAGGAGCTTTACATGGGTAGGGATTCACCAATATTTACCTCGATGAGAGTTCTGCCTGAGACATCAGATGATGACCATTTG GTTTTGGAGCTAGGGATGAACTTCCTATCTGCTGAAGATATGAGTGTTGTGCTTGCCATGCAGCTGCATAAGAGTGTGGGACTTGGAATGACCGCAAACATGCATTTGACTAGGATGCATGTCGAAGGAAAG GTTTTACTTGGtgtgaagtttgttcggagttgGCCATTTCTTGGCCGTCTAAGACTATGCTTTGTGGAGCCTCCTTATTTTCAAATGACGGTAAAACCACTCGTTGGCCACGGACTTGATGTCACTGAGTTTCCAGGAATTTCAGGATGGCTG GATAAGTTGATGGATACTGCATTTGGGCAGACATTAGTTGAG CCCAATATGCTTGTCATCAACATGGAAAAGTTCTCATCTACTCCTTCTG AAAATAACTGGTTCAACATTGAGGAGAGACCTCCTGTTGCATATGTGAAACTTGAGATTTTGGAAGGGCTTGACATGAAACCAGCTGATATAAACG GGCTGTCGGACCCTTATGTCAGAGGTCGTATTGGTCTTTTTAAATTCCAAACTCAAATACAGAGGAAAACATTATCTCCTAAATGGTTTGAGGAATTCAAGATACCCATCACGTCGTGGGAAGCATCAAATGAACTTGTTATGGAAGTTCGCGATAAGGACCACATGTTTGATGACTCGCTTGG AGAATGTACCGTAGACGTAAATGAACTGAGAGGTGGACAAAGACATGACAAATGGATATCGCTGAAGAATGTCAAGAAAGGAAGGATCCACCTGGCTATAACGATTGAAGATGTATCAGAG GAGACGGAGGCAACAACGAGTTTGGAAGAATCACCAGCGAAAACTGATGCGAAACTGCCACTGCCCACCTCTGCTGATAGCAAGTCGGATGCTGCTAAGCTGCTTGAAGAAAGGAAAGTTATACTGGATGAAGTTGAGCACATTGACTTTGATGGACAAGAGCAACCTGGAGGTGTATATGTACATCGCCCTGGAACTGGTGTTCCCCAGACATGGGAATCCAGGAAAGGACGGGCACGTAATCCAGACACGGAGATCCTCCAAGAGGTTGACATATCAAAGGAAGCCCCTCCTACTCCTACCCCAAAGAGTGGTCGTGGCGGTATGTTCAATATGGGCTCATTTTTCCGGAGGAACTCGAAGAAGGGGAGCTCTCGCGATCTCATTGACCCTAGCATCCCCACAAGTCCTGGTCCTCAGAGTGCACCAGAGCTTGATCCGAACCTCCCGCGGACCCCGCGTCAAGGTTCGCCGGATCTTGATCCGAAGCTCCCCCGAACCCCACGTCCCAACCTGAAGGAGCTTGGCGAGAAGCGGACATCGATAAAGATTGTGGTCAGCGACGATGCAAGCAAAGGAGGAGACGCGGGAAGTTTGACAGAAGATATGGTGAAGGTGGTGGAGAAGAACGCAGGGGAGCCGGGTAGATCACTGACAAGCACACTGAGCAGGAAGATCTCCATGAAGAGACGGGACGACAAGACGCCGGATGTCCCGGAGCAGGCCGATGCGTATGGACGTGAGTTGGTGGTGAATGAAGGGCCTGTTACAATAGAGGGTAAGCCGATGGATGTCCATCCCACAACGGAAGATGGCAATGTGCAGGATGTTGCCGTGGAGGCAGAAAATACTACTCGGGCTTCATAa
- the LOC109777928 gene encoding uncharacterized protein isoform X1 yields MRAVVQRVLSASVEQVEGQVVSAIGPGLLVLVGVHEADTSSDADYICRKVLNMRLFTNEKTGKAWDQSVMQRNFEVLLVSQFTLYGILKGNKPDFHVAMPPAKAKPFYASLVEKFQKSYKTDSVKDGIFGAMMKVSLVNDGPVTMQVDSPSLQGSGQSSNGDAGLVREGEAAVPDETR; encoded by the exons ATGAGGGCCGTGGTGCAGCGCGTCCTCTCGGCCAGCGTCGAG CAGGTGGAAGGGCAAGTGGTGTCGGCGATCGGCCCGGGCCTCCTCGTCCTCGTCGGCGTTCACGAGGCTGACACCAGCTCCGACGCCGACTACAT CTGTCGGAAGGTCCTGAATATGAGGCTGTTTACTAATGAGAAGACTGGAAAAGCATGGGATCAGAGC GTTATGCAGCGGAACTTTGAAGTCCTGTTAG TGAGCCAATTTACCTTATATGGAATCCTGAAGGGTAACAAGCCAGATTTCCATGTGGCTATGCCACCTGCGAAAGCAAAACCTTTCTACGCTTCTTTGGTCGAGAAGTTTCAAAAGTCGTACAAAACTGATTCAGTTAAAG ATGGCATTTTTGGAGCAATGATGAAG GTTTCATTGGTAAATGATGGCCCTGTAACAATGCAAGTTGACTCACCCTCACTGCAAGGCTCTGGTCAGTCAAG CAATGGTGATGCTGGTTTGGTAAGAGAGGGTGAAGCAGCAGTACCCGATGAGACTCGTTAA
- the LOC109777917 gene encoding C2 domain-containing protein At1g53590 isoform X1, translating to MDAGDLSIVHHIGLVLLALWAAASFGCCHSVVFLIAFLYLYMVNARCAMRLRKRIQHAEMKSAYQQRLLSDGESVRWLNHAVKKMWPICMEKIVSQLLRPIIPWFLDKFKPWIVSKASVQELYMGRDSPIFTSMRVLPETSDDDHLVLELGMNFLSAEDMSVVLAMQLHKSVGLGMTANMHLTRMHVEGKVLLGVKFVRSWPFLGRLRLCFVEPPYFQMTVKPLVGHGLDVTEFPGISGWLDKLMDTAFGQTLVEPNMLVINMEKFSSTPSENNWFNIEERPPVAYVKLEILEGLDMKPADINGLSDPYVRGRIGLFKFQTQIQRKTLSPKWFEEFKIPITSWEASNELVMEVRDKDHMFDDSLGECTVDVNELRGGQRHDKWISLKNVKKGRIHLAITIEDVSEETEATTSLEESPAKTDAKLPLPTSADSKSDAAKLLEERKVILDEVEHIDFDGQEQPGGVYVHRPGTGVPQTWESRKGRARNPDTEILQEVDISKEAPPTPTPKSGRGGMFNMGSFFRRNSKKGSSRDLIDPSIPTSPGPQSAPELDPNLPRTPRQGSPDLDPKLPRTPRPNLKELGEKRTSIKIVVSDDASKGGDAGSLTEDMVKVVEKNAGEPGRSLTSTLSRKISMKRRDDKTPDVPEQADAYGRELVVNEGPVTIEGKPMDVHPTTEDGNVQDVAVEAENTTRAS from the exons ATGGACGCGGGCGACCTCTCCATCGTGCACCACATCGGCCTCGTGCTGCTCGCGCTGTGGGCCGCCGCCTCCTTCGGCTGCTGCCACTCCGTCGTCTTCCTCATCGCCTTCCTCTACCTATACATG GTAAATGCCCGCTGCGCAATGAGACTGCGGAAGCGAATACAACATGCGGAAATGAAATCTGCCTACCAACAAAGA CTGCTTTCTGATGGAGAATCAGTACGTTGGTTAAATCATGCAGTCAAAAAGATGTGGCCTATCTGTATGGAGAAGATTGTTTCACAACTTTTACGGCCCATCATACCGTGGTTCTTGGATAAGTTCAAACCTTGGATAGTT AGTAAAGCAAGTGTCCAGGAGCTTTACATGGGTAGGGATTCACCAATATTTACCTCGATGAGAGTTCTGCCTGAGACATCAGATGATGACCATTTG GTTTTGGAGCTAGGGATGAACTTCCTATCTGCTGAAGATATGAGTGTTGTGCTTGCCATGCAGCTGCATAAGAGTGTGGGACTTGGAATGACCGCAAACATGCATTTGACTAGGATGCATGTCGAAGGAAAG GTTTTACTTGGtgtgaagtttgttcggagttgGCCATTTCTTGGCCGTCTAAGACTATGCTTTGTGGAGCCTCCTTATTTTCAAATGACGGTAAAACCACTCGTTGGCCACGGACTTGATGTCACTGAGTTTCCAGGAATTTCAGGATGGCTG GATAAGTTGATGGATACTGCATTTGGGCAGACATTAGTTGAG CCCAATATGCTTGTCATCAACATGGAAAAGTTCTCATCTACTCCTTCTG AAAATAACTGGTTCAACATTGAGGAGAGACCTCCTGTTGCATATGTGAAACTTGAGATTTTGGAAGGGCTTGACATGAAACCAGCTGATATAAACG GGCTGTCGGACCCTTATGTCAGAGGTCGTATTGGTCTTTTTAAATTCCAAACTCAAATACAGAGGAAAACATTATCTCCTAAATGGTTTGAGGAATTCAAGATACCCATCACGTCGTGGGAAGCATCAAATGAACTTGTTATGGAAGTTCGCGATAAGGACCACATGTTTGATGACTCGCTTGG AGAATGTACCGTAGACGTAAATGAACTGAGAGGTGGACAAAGACATGACAAATGGATATCGCTGAAGAATGTCAAGAAAGGAAGGATCCACCTGGCTATAACGATTGAAGATGTATCAGAG GAGACGGAGGCAACAACGAGTTTGGAAGAATCACCAGCGAAAACTGATGCGAAACTGCCACTGCCCACCTCTGCTGATAGCAAGTCGGATGCTGCTAAGCTGCTTGAAGAAAGGAAAGTTATACTGGATGAAGTTGAGCACATTGACTTTGATGGACAAGAGCAACCTGGAGGTGTATATGTACATCGCCCTGGAACTGGTGTTCCCCAGACATGGGAATCCAGGAAAGGACGGGCACGTAATCCAGACACGGAGATCCTCCAAGAGGTTGACATATCAAAGGAAGCCCCTCCTACTCCTACCCCAAAGAGTGGTCGTGGCGGTATGTTCAATATGGGCTCATTTTTCCGGAGGAACTCGAAGAAGGGGAGCTCTCGCGATCTCATTGACCCTAGCATCCCCACAAGTCCTGGTCCTCAGAGTGCACCAGAGCTTGATCCGAACCTCCCGCGGACCCCGCGTCAAGGTTCGCCGGATCTTGATCCGAAGCTCCCCCGAACCCCACGTCCCAACCTGAAGGAGCTTGGCGAGAAGCGGACATCGATAAAGATTGTGGTCAGCGACGATGCAAGCAAAGGAGGAGACGCGGGAAGTTTGACAGAAGATATGGTGAAGGTGGTGGAGAAGAACGCAGGGGAGCCGGGTAGATCACTGACAAGCACACTGAGCAGGAAGATCTCCATGAAGAGACGGGACGACAAGACGCCGGATGTCCCGGAGCAGGCCGATGCGTATGGACGTGAGTTGGTGGTGAATGAAGGGCCTGTTACAATAGAGGGTAAGCCGATGGATGTCCATCCCACAACGGAAGATGGCAATGTGCAGGATGTTGCCGTGGAGGCAGAAAATACTACTCGGGCTTCATAa
- the LOC109777944 gene encoding uncharacterized protein translates to MAALPVMKLGTLLLRTLSKPIANRLKSQAAVHPKFRDFIISIAQTNHRITTRIQRRIYGHATNVAIRPLDEEKAVQVATDLIGEGFIFSVAVAALIFEVQRSARSEARKEEARKQELEELRQKEEILAKDLEDLKLKLAELERLAKGRGLSGILNFKGVNAADSSKEATPA, encoded by the exons atggccgcgcTGCCGGTGATGAAGCTGGGGACGCTGCTCCTGCGGACGCTGTCCAAGCCTATCGCTAACCGCCTCAAGAGCCAGGCCGCCGTCCACCCCAAGTTTCGCGACTTCATCATCAGCATCGCCCAG ACAAACCATCGTATCACTACAAGGATACAAAGGCGCATTTATGGGCATGCTACTAATGTGGCTATCAGACCTTTAGATGAGGAGAAGGCAGTACAAGTTGCTACAGATCTCATTGGAGAAGGCTTCATCTTTTCG GTTGCTGTCGCTGCTTTAATTTTCGAGGTGCAAAGAAGTGCTAGGTCAGAGGCTAGAAAGGAGGAAGCTCGTAAACAGGAACTTGAG GAACTGAGACAAAAGGAAGAGATTTTAGCTAAAGATTTAGAAGATCTCAAGCTGAAGCTAGCTGAACTTGAGCGCCTCGCCAAAGGCCGGGGCCTTTCTGGAATATTGAACTTCAAAGGTGTCAATGCAGCAGATAGCAGCAAGGAAGCAACACCTGCTTGA
- the LOC109777928 gene encoding uncharacterized protein isoform X2 — MRAVVQRVLSASVEVEGQVVSAIGPGLLVLVGVHEADTSSDADYICRKVLNMRLFTNEKTGKAWDQSVMQRNFEVLLVSQFTLYGILKGNKPDFHVAMPPAKAKPFYASLVEKFQKSYKTDSVKDGIFGAMMKVSLVNDGPVTMQVDSPSLQGSGQSSNGDAGLVREGEAAVPDETR, encoded by the exons ATGAGGGCCGTGGTGCAGCGCGTCCTCTCGGCCAGCGTCGAG GTGGAAGGGCAAGTGGTGTCGGCGATCGGCCCGGGCCTCCTCGTCCTCGTCGGCGTTCACGAGGCTGACACCAGCTCCGACGCCGACTACAT CTGTCGGAAGGTCCTGAATATGAGGCTGTTTACTAATGAGAAGACTGGAAAAGCATGGGATCAGAGC GTTATGCAGCGGAACTTTGAAGTCCTGTTAG TGAGCCAATTTACCTTATATGGAATCCTGAAGGGTAACAAGCCAGATTTCCATGTGGCTATGCCACCTGCGAAAGCAAAACCTTTCTACGCTTCTTTGGTCGAGAAGTTTCAAAAGTCGTACAAAACTGATTCAGTTAAAG ATGGCATTTTTGGAGCAATGATGAAG GTTTCATTGGTAAATGATGGCCCTGTAACAATGCAAGTTGACTCACCCTCACTGCAAGGCTCTGGTCAGTCAAG CAATGGTGATGCTGGTTTGGTAAGAGAGGGTGAAGCAGCAGTACCCGATGAGACTCGTTAA